Proteins from a single region of Flavobacterium sp. YJ01:
- a CDS encoding Rossmann-like and DUF2520 domain-containing protein: MIQITIIGSGNVAQHLIKAFRDSKIVEIKQVFSRKREAVHHLVEFEKIVTDLSELQTADLHIIAVSDNAINEVSEQLPFNNQLVVHTSGTSSIEILNEKNRRGVFYPLQTFSKTKEVDFSIIPFCLEAENTADFKLLETVAKSISTAVYLISSEQRKALHVAAVFVNNFTNHLYYLGQEICEENQLPFAILKPLIQETADKINTLDPVDAQTGPAKRHDSNTTEAHLAFLQDENKKNIYKILTQSIQHNGKKL, from the coding sequence ATGATTCAGATAACTATAATCGGTTCCGGCAATGTTGCCCAACATTTAATAAAGGCATTTCGCGACAGCAAAATTGTTGAAATTAAACAGGTTTTTTCTAGAAAGAGAGAAGCTGTGCATCATTTAGTTGAATTTGAAAAGATTGTAACCGATTTAAGCGAATTACAAACTGCTGACTTACATATTATTGCAGTTTCTGATAATGCAATTAATGAAGTTTCGGAGCAACTTCCGTTTAATAATCAGCTTGTTGTTCACACTTCAGGAACATCTTCTATAGAAATATTAAATGAAAAAAATCGACGTGGCGTTTTTTATCCGCTTCAAACATTTTCTAAAACTAAAGAAGTTGATTTTTCGATAATTCCGTTCTGTTTAGAAGCAGAAAATACAGCCGATTTCAAACTCTTAGAAACAGTTGCTAAAAGTATTTCTACGGCTGTTTATTTAATAAGTTCAGAACAGCGAAAAGCACTTCATGTGGCGGCAGTTTTTGTAAACAATTTTACAAATCATTTATACTATTTGGGACAAGAAATCTGCGAAGAAAACCAGTTGCCTTTTGCTATTTTAAAACCTCTAATTCAGGAAACTGCAGACAAAATAAATACGCTCGATCCTGTCGATGCCCAAACAGGACCAGCCAAACGTCATGATTCGAATACAACAGAGGCGCATTTGGCATTTTTACAAGACGAAAACAAAAAAAATATCTATAAAATTCTAACACAATCTATACAGCATAATGGCAAAAAGTTATAA
- a CDS encoding AI-2E family transporter, whose translation MTRPITLPFYAKLAFILVTLICFAFIFCVGKDILTPVLLAFLFAVLLLPIFTFLNTKLKFPRHLAGIICLLIFLSVIIGILVFISYQVTNMANDFETIKKNANSFIIDIHKFIRENFQISIGDQKKYLDNMTKDSVKTGQAKLGSFIISISDVLLDSTIIIIYTFLFLIYKEHFKLFLAKLVRKENHPVLVDILSQIKVSINNYIVSLIIEMIVVSVLTSLGLWIIGIKYFILLGLITGILNLIPYIGILVAGIITVLASLTGSAEFSMILGILIVNIIVQFIDNNLLVPLIINSKVEINAFVSIMGIIVGGAAAGIAGMFLAIPLLAILKIIFDRIESLAPWGYLMGNHVPRKFRWRAKKATAEN comes from the coding sequence ATGACTCGACCTATTACTTTACCTTTTTATGCAAAACTTGCCTTTATTCTTGTAACTTTAATTTGTTTTGCTTTTATTTTTTGTGTCGGAAAAGATATTTTAACTCCTGTTTTACTGGCATTTTTGTTTGCCGTATTATTGTTGCCTATTTTTACTTTTTTGAATACTAAATTAAAGTTTCCTAGACATCTTGCAGGAATTATATGTCTATTAATTTTTCTATCGGTTATAATCGGAATTTTGGTTTTTATATCTTATCAAGTAACGAATATGGCAAATGATTTCGAGACTATAAAAAAGAATGCCAACTCTTTTATAATTGATATTCATAAGTTTATTAGGGAGAATTTTCAGATTAGCATCGGAGATCAAAAGAAATATTTAGATAATATGACCAAAGATTCTGTAAAAACTGGTCAAGCTAAATTAGGCTCATTTATTATATCAATAAGTGATGTGCTTTTAGACAGCACTATAATAATCATTTATACATTTCTGTTTTTAATATATAAAGAACACTTTAAACTGTTTCTAGCAAAATTAGTTCGAAAAGAAAATCATCCTGTTTTAGTTGATATTCTTTCTCAGATTAAAGTTTCAATAAACAATTATATTGTTAGTTTGATTATCGAAATGATTGTAGTATCGGTTCTGACAAGTTTGGGATTATGGATTATCGGAATTAAATATTTTATTTTATTAGGTTTGATAACGGGAATTTTAAACTTAATTCCTTACATCGGAATTTTAGTTGCTGGAATTATTACTGTTTTGGCTTCATTAACCGGATCTGCTGAATTTTCTATGATATTAGGAATTCTTATCGTTAATATAATTGTTCAGTTTATAGACAATAATTTGTTGGTTCCTCTAATTATCAATTCGAAAGTAGAAATCAATGCATTTGTATCTATTATGGGAATTATTGTTGGAGGCGCGGCTGCTGGAATTGCCGGAATGTTTTTAGCAATTCCGCTCCTAGCAATCTTAAAAATCATATTTGACAGAATTGAATCTCTCGCTCCTTGGGGCTATTTGATGGGAAATCACGTACCTCGAAAATTTAGATGGCGAGCAAAAAAAGCTACAGCCGAAAATTAA
- a CDS encoding sodium:solute symporter, which produces MQLFDWIVLIVTLLFIVGYGSWKTRGSKNVEDFILGNNETPWYTVGLSVMATQASAITFLSTPGQAYHDGMGFVQFYFGLPIAMIVICVTFIPLYHKSKVFTAYEFLERRFDVKTRSLAAILFLVQRGLGTGLTIYAPAIILSALLGWNLTVMNIIIGVLVIIYTFSGGTKAVNVTQKQQMFVIMSGMFITFFLILHYLPNDMTFNSALHIAGANDKMDIVNFSFDPEEKYTIWSGITGGFFLALAYFGTDQSQVGRYLSGKSVRESQMGLIMNGLLKVPMQFFILLTGVMVFVFFQFNPVPLNFNPNNKIAIEKSVYKEEYHALEQKLVKLSEDKKVINLLYIDQLNQDYDNPILRKELVALSNKEKDLRDKAKEIILKADSNTETNDKDYVFFHFILHYLPKGLIGLLLAVILSAAMSSTASGLTALASTTAIDIYKRNQKTPKSEKHFLNVTKFFTLFWGIVAILFACVGTLFENLIQLVNIIGSIFYGTVLGIFLVGFYLKRVQAKPMFISAIISQLTIFVIYYFMIYTQEKLGYLWLNFIGAILTIVLALLIQFLFFRGKSDENELILE; this is translated from the coding sequence ATGCAGCTATTTGACTGGATCGTACTTATTGTAACATTATTATTTATCGTTGGTTATGGCTCGTGGAAAACCCGAGGCAGTAAAAACGTTGAAGATTTCATTTTAGGAAACAACGAAACGCCTTGGTATACTGTCGGTCTTTCTGTAATGGCGACACAAGCCAGCGCTATTACGTTTTTATCTACTCCAGGTCAAGCTTATCATGACGGAATGGGATTTGTACAATTTTATTTTGGATTGCCAATTGCCATGATTGTAATTTGTGTGACTTTTATTCCGCTTTATCATAAAAGTAAAGTTTTTACGGCTTACGAATTTTTAGAAAGGAGATTTGATGTAAAAACGCGTTCTCTAGCGGCAATTTTATTTTTGGTGCAGCGAGGTTTAGGAACCGGTTTAACTATTTATGCACCAGCTATTATTCTATCTGCGCTTTTAGGATGGAACTTAACTGTTATGAATATTATTATCGGAGTTTTAGTAATTATTTATACTTTTTCTGGAGGAACAAAAGCGGTAAACGTAACTCAGAAACAGCAGATGTTTGTAATTATGTCTGGAATGTTTATCACTTTTTTCTTGATTCTACACTATCTTCCAAACGATATGACTTTTAATAGCGCGCTTCACATTGCAGGTGCAAATGATAAAATGGATATTGTAAATTTTTCTTTTGATCCAGAAGAGAAATATACGATTTGGAGCGGTATTACTGGAGGTTTTTTCTTAGCTCTTGCGTATTTCGGAACAGATCAATCGCAAGTTGGGCGTTATTTATCTGGAAAATCAGTTCGCGAAAGTCAAATGGGATTGATAATGAATGGGCTTTTAAAAGTTCCGATGCAGTTTTTTATTCTTTTGACGGGAGTTATGGTTTTTGTGTTTTTTCAATTCAATCCTGTTCCTTTAAATTTCAATCCAAACAATAAAATTGCAATTGAAAAATCGGTTTATAAAGAAGAATATCACGCTTTAGAGCAAAAATTAGTAAAACTATCCGAAGATAAAAAAGTAATTAACTTGCTATATATTGATCAGTTAAATCAAGATTATGACAATCCTATTTTGCGTAAAGAATTGGTAGCTTTATCGAATAAAGAAAAAGATTTACGAGACAAAGCCAAAGAAATAATTTTAAAAGCAGACAGTAATACAGAAACCAACGACAAAGATTATGTATTCTTTCACTTTATCCTGCATTATTTACCAAAAGGTTTAATAGGATTATTGTTGGCCGTTATTCTTTCGGCAGCCATGTCTTCAACCGCTTCAGGATTAACCGCTTTGGCTTCTACAACAGCAATTGATATTTATAAACGAAATCAGAAAACACCAAAATCAGAAAAACATTTTTTAAATGTAACGAAGTTTTTTACTCTTTTCTGGGGAATTGTAGCGATACTTTTCGCTTGCGTTGGAACGTTGTTTGAAAATTTAATTCAGTTGGTAAATATTATTGGATCTATTTTCTACGGAACCGTTTTAGGGATTTTTCTTGTTGGTTTTTATTTGAAACGCGTTCAGGCAAAGCCAATGTTTATCAGTGCGATTATTAGCCAGTTAACGATTTTCGTTATTTATTATTTCATGATTTATACACAGGAAAAACTAGGCTATTTATGGCTTAATTTTATTGGTGCAATTTTGACAATTGTATTGGCGCTACTGATTCAGTTTTTATTCTTCAGAGGAAAATCTGATGAAAATGAATTAATTTTGGAATAA
- a CDS encoding PIG-L family deacetylase: MRKIQIQIFLLFFISFQISFAQQPQKLNSVEIYNQIKKLNFLGSVLYVAAHPDDENTRMISYLANDMNARTGYLSLTRGDGGQNLIGPQLRELLGVIRTQELIEARKIDGGEQFFSRANDFGFSKNPDETLDIWDKNKVLADVVWTIRKFQPDIIINRFDHRSSGTTHGHHTSSAMLSVQSFKLTNDPKVYPEQLKYVTPWQVKRQFFNPSWWFYGSQEKFDAANKSKFTKLETGVYYNGIGKSNQEIAALSRSRHQSQGFGSTGVRGEETEYLELINGETPKERDNLFDGIDTSWNRVKNGKPIGDLISSIISKYDFNKPSASIPDLVKAYAMIEALEDDHWKSIKSNAIKNIIASCSGLYLEAVANEQEATPGSTLKLYLEAINRCSVDMQLVSIKTLPDNKTISQNIPLKNNNDQRINIQLQLPENIEYTQPYWLKEKATVGMYTVSNQENIGIPDIIRETKVVFNIKINDIEIPFERTVVYKYNDGVKGEMYNFVDIVPDVTTSILERVLIFRDTKSKMIPVKVRAGKDNVKGNVHLELPKSWTVSPKEIPFDLDKKGNEQIFYFEVTPPVNPEEVIAKSIATVDGKRFDKDQTIIDFNHITKQMVLKSAESKCIRIDLKTSGDAIAYIMGAGDEVPESLAQMGYKVSILKPEEITPEKLDSFSTVITGIRAYNTVNALANKQNILFNFVKGGKNMIVQYNTNGKLVTDKIAPYPLKLSNDRVTEENAKITFLAPNHPVLNTPNKISEKDFQGWTQEQGLYYPNEYDAAFTPIISSHDKGESAKDGALLVAPYGKGYYIYTGLSFFRELPEGVSGAYRLLSNIISLKQPIEAPKQDLKQ, encoded by the coding sequence ATGAGAAAAATACAGATTCAAATCTTTCTTTTATTTTTTATCAGTTTTCAAATTTCATTTGCGCAGCAGCCACAAAAACTAAATTCAGTTGAAATTTACAATCAAATCAAAAAATTAAACTTTTTAGGTTCGGTTTTATATGTTGCCGCACATCCAGATGACGAAAATACCCGAATGATTTCGTATTTGGCAAATGATATGAATGCCAGAACTGGTTATTTGTCTTTAACTCGTGGTGATGGTGGTCAGAACTTAATCGGACCGCAATTACGTGAATTATTAGGAGTTATAAGAACTCAAGAATTAATTGAAGCTCGAAAAATTGACGGAGGCGAACAATTTTTTTCAAGAGCAAATGATTTCGGTTTTTCGAAAAATCCTGATGAAACTTTAGACATTTGGGATAAAAATAAAGTTCTTGCCGACGTTGTTTGGACGATTAGAAAATTTCAGCCAGATATTATTATCAATAGATTCGATCATCGCTCTTCTGGAACTACGCACGGACATCATACTTCATCTGCAATGTTAAGTGTACAAAGTTTTAAATTGACAAACGATCCAAAAGTTTATCCTGAACAATTAAAATATGTTACGCCTTGGCAGGTAAAACGCCAATTTTTCAATCCATCTTGGTGGTTTTACGGAAGTCAGGAAAAATTTGATGCCGCAAATAAGTCTAAATTCACAAAGCTAGAAACTGGTGTTTATTATAACGGAATAGGAAAATCGAATCAAGAAATTGCTGCTCTAAGCAGAAGCCGTCATCAATCTCAAGGTTTTGGAAGCACTGGAGTTCGTGGTGAAGAAACAGAATATCTAGAATTAATTAACGGTGAAACTCCAAAAGAGCGAGATAATTTATTCGATGGAATTGATACAAGCTGGAACCGCGTTAAAAACGGAAAACCAATCGGTGATTTAATTTCGTCTATTATTTCAAAATACGATTTCAACAAACCTTCAGCAAGTATTCCAGATTTGGTAAAAGCTTATGCTATGATTGAAGCTCTAGAAGACGATCATTGGAAAAGCATTAAATCTAACGCAATAAAAAATATAATCGCATCTTGTTCTGGTTTATATCTTGAAGCTGTAGCAAACGAACAAGAAGCAACGCCAGGAAGCACACTTAAACTTTATCTTGAAGCTATTAACAGATGTAGTGTTGATATGCAATTAGTTAGCATAAAAACTTTACCTGATAATAAGACTATTTCTCAAAACATTCCTTTAAAAAATAATAATGATCAAAGAATAAATATTCAGCTTCAACTTCCTGAAAATATAGAATATACACAGCCATATTGGTTAAAAGAAAAAGCGACGGTTGGAATGTACACGGTTTCAAACCAAGAAAACATCGGAATTCCAGATATTATCAGAGAAACTAAAGTTGTTTTTAATATAAAAATCAACGATATAGAAATTCCGTTTGAACGCACTGTAGTTTACAAATACAACGATGGCGTAAAAGGTGAAATGTACAATTTTGTTGATATTGTTCCTGATGTTACAACTTCGATTCTAGAAAGAGTTTTGATTTTTAGAGATACAAAAAGTAAAATGATTCCGGTAAAAGTTCGCGCAGGAAAAGATAATGTAAAAGGAAATGTACATTTAGAATTACCAAAAAGCTGGACAGTTTCTCCCAAAGAAATTCCGTTTGATTTGGATAAAAAAGGCAATGAACAAATCTTTTATTTTGAAGTAACACCGCCAGTGAATCCTGAAGAAGTGATAGCGAAAAGTATTGCAACTGTTGATGGTAAACGTTTTGATAAAGATCAAACTATTATCGATTTTAATCATATAACTAAACAAATGGTTTTAAAATCGGCTGAATCAAAATGTATTAGAATTGACTTAAAAACTTCTGGAGATGCCATCGCATATATTATGGGTGCTGGAGATGAAGTCCCAGAAAGTTTAGCACAAATGGGATACAAGGTTTCTATTTTAAAACCAGAAGAAATTACACCAGAAAAGTTAGATTCTTTTAGTACCGTTATTACCGGAATTCGCGCGTACAATACCGTAAATGCTTTAGCTAACAAACAAAATATTTTATTCAATTTTGTAAAAGGCGGAAAAAATATGATTGTGCAATACAATACTAACGGAAAACTGGTAACAGATAAAATTGCTCCATATCCGCTAAAATTATCAAACGATCGTGTTACAGAAGAAAATGCAAAAATCACTTTTTTAGCACCAAATCACCCCGTTTTGAATACTCCGAACAAAATTTCTGAAAAAGATTTTCAAGGATGGACACAAGAACAAGGATTGTATTATCCAAATGAATATGATGCTGCCTTCACTCCTATTATATCTTCTCATGATAAAGGAGAATCTGCAAAAGATGGTGCATTATTAGTAGCTCCATATGGAAAAGGATATTACATTTACACTGGATTAAGTTTCTTTAGAGAATTACCAGAAGGTGTTTCTGGCGCTTATCGATTACTATCGAATATTATTTCTTTGAAACAGCCAATTGAAGCTCCTAAACAAGATTTAAAGCAATAA
- a CDS encoding Maf-like protein, which yields MLKEKLKKYKIILASGSPRRQQFFKDLDLEFEIRLKDVEEIFPPELKAAEITDYLAELKAKAFEGELKENEILVTSDTIVWHQNKALGKPKNAEEAFEMIKSMSNATHEVITSVCFKTTDSSTLLHDITKVTFNDLSDEAILYYIENYKPYDKAGAYGIQEWFGFMAVAKVEGSYTNVMGLPTAKVYEFLTTLV from the coding sequence ATGCTTAAAGAAAAATTAAAAAAATATAAAATCATTTTAGCTTCAGGTTCGCCTAGAAGACAGCAGTTTTTTAAGGATTTAGATCTTGAATTTGAAATTCGGTTAAAAGACGTTGAAGAAATCTTTCCGCCCGAATTGAAAGCTGCCGAAATTACAGATTATTTGGCTGAACTTAAAGCAAAAGCATTTGAAGGCGAATTAAAAGAAAATGAAATTTTAGTAACAAGCGACACCATCGTTTGGCATCAAAACAAAGCATTAGGAAAACCAAAAAATGCCGAAGAAGCTTTCGAAATGATTAAGTCAATGTCAAATGCAACGCACGAGGTTATCACTTCTGTATGTTTTAAAACTACCGATTCTTCTACTCTTTTGCATGACATCACTAAAGTAACTTTTAACGATCTATCAGACGAAGCGATTTTATATTATATCGAAAACTACAAACCTTACGATAAAGCTGGTGCTTATGGGATTCAGGAATGGTTTGGTTTTATGGCAGTTGCAAAAGTTGAAGGCTCTTATACTAATGTTATGGGACTTCCGACAGCCAAAGTTTATGAATTTTTGACTACATTAGTGTAA
- a CDS encoding geranylgeranylglycerol-phosphate geranylgeranyltransferase — translation MKFLKLIRYQNLLMLAFMQLLFRYAFLKQQNIPLALSDIQYGLLVLSTVLLAAAGYAINNIYDVATDSINKPNDVVVGKGISETAAFNIYIALNVSGVAIGFLLSNIIHRPTFASLFILIASLLYFYATSLKQIMILGNFVVAALLAISVLIIGVFDLFPATTLENQAQMASLFSILTDYALFAFMINFIREIVKDIEDVNGDYNQGMNTLPIAIGINRAAKIALGFAIIAFILLALYSNTYFMQNKLYIVIFYAFVTVLAPLLYFIVKIFSAKSQKDFHHLSTILKLILFFGILSILVISLNIKYNA, via the coding sequence ATGAAATTCCTAAAACTTATTCGTTACCAAAATCTTTTGATGCTTGCTTTTATGCAGCTTCTTTTTCGTTATGCTTTTTTAAAACAGCAAAACATTCCGTTAGCATTATCTGATATACAGTATGGATTATTGGTGTTAAGCACCGTTTTATTAGCTGCTGCGGGTTATGCAATTAATAATATTTATGATGTTGCAACAGACAGCATCAATAAACCAAACGATGTCGTTGTTGGAAAAGGAATAAGTGAAACTGCCGCTTTTAACATTTACATAGCGCTAAATGTTTCGGGTGTTGCAATCGGTTTTTTATTGTCTAACATCATTCATAGACCAACTTTTGCCTCACTTTTTATTTTAATTGCCTCATTATTATATTTCTACGCTACATCTTTAAAACAGATTATGATTTTAGGAAATTTTGTAGTTGCTGCGCTTCTTGCAATAAGCGTATTAATTATAGGCGTTTTTGATCTTTTTCCAGCAACAACTTTAGAAAATCAAGCGCAAATGGCAAGTCTTTTTTCGATCTTGACCGACTATGCTTTGTTTGCTTTTATGATTAATTTTATTCGTGAAATTGTTAAAGATATTGAAGATGTAAATGGAGATTACAATCAAGGAATGAATACGTTACCAATTGCTATTGGAATTAACAGAGCAGCAAAAATAGCTTTAGGATTTGCAATTATTGCTTTTATTCTTTTAGCGCTTTACAGCAATACTTATTTCATGCAAAACAAGCTTTACATTGTAATATTTTATGCTTTTGTTACCGTTTTAGCACCTTTATTATATTTCATTGTAAAGATTTTCAGCGCCAAATCTCAAAAAGATTTTCATCATTTGAGTACTATTTTAAAACTTATTTTATTCTTCGGAATTCTATCAATTTTGGTTATCTCCTTAAATATCAAATACAATGCTTAA
- a CDS encoding HAD-IIIA family hydrolase produces the protein MAKSYKEIMNDITTFVFDVDGVLTDGSVFVTNEGEMLRTMNIRDGYAIKAAIESGYNVCIISGGSNEGVRIRLRNLGVNDIHLGTPDKVKTLKEFVETSNISHENLLYMGDDIPDFHVMKLVGLPTCPQDAVPEIKNICRYISHVKGGRGAVRDVIEQVMKVQGKWMEYFNGKHD, from the coding sequence ATGGCAAAAAGTTATAAAGAAATAATGAATGACATCACAACGTTTGTTTTTGATGTAGACGGCGTACTTACAGACGGTTCTGTTTTTGTAACCAACGAGGGTGAAATGTTAAGAACAATGAATATTCGAGATGGTTATGCAATAAAGGCAGCAATTGAAAGTGGTTACAATGTATGCATTATTTCTGGCGGAAGCAATGAAGGTGTTCGCATTCGTTTACGCAATCTAGGTGTCAACGATATTCATTTAGGAACTCCAGACAAAGTAAAAACGCTAAAAGAATTCGTTGAAACAAGCAATATTTCACACGAAAATTTGCTTTATATGGGAGATGATATTCCTGATTTTCATGTTATGAAATTGGTTGGACTTCCTACTTGCCCACAAGATGCTGTTCCAGAAATTAAAAATATCTGTCGCTATATATCACACGTAAAAGGCGGACGAGGCGCTGTTAGAGATGTTATCGAACAAGTAATGAAAGTGCAAGGAAAATGGATGGAGTATTTTAATGGGAAACACGACTAA
- a CDS encoding mechanosensitive ion channel domain-containing protein has translation MFSFKEYSREILVTLILIVVLIVLRVVIANLIRRFAATSQLFEHRTNLVIKYINILMNILVTTSLIVIWGVQTEDIFFTISSIATVIGVAMFAQWSILSNVTSGMILFFSFPFRIGDTIKIHDKDFPIEAEIEDINTFHVSLKTKEGEKIIFPNNLLLQKGISIIPAKYEEREFFD, from the coding sequence ATGTTTTCTTTTAAAGAGTATAGTCGCGAAATATTAGTAACCCTAATTCTTATTGTTGTATTAATTGTTCTTCGAGTAGTAATTGCTAATTTAATAAGACGTTTTGCTGCTACAAGTCAATTATTCGAGCATCGAACCAATTTGGTTATCAAATACATTAATATTTTGATGAACATCTTGGTAACAACAAGTTTAATCGTAATCTGGGGCGTTCAAACAGAGGATATTTTCTTCACAATCTCTTCTATCGCAACTGTTATAGGCGTGGCAATGTTTGCACAATGGTCTATTTTAAGCAATGTGACTTCTGGAATGATTTTATTTTTCTCTTTTCCTTTTAGAATTGGAGATACCATAAAAATTCACGATAAAGATTTCCCTATTGAAGCTGAAATTGAAGACATTAATACTTTTCATGTAAGTTTAAAAACAAAAGAAGGAGAAAAAATAATCTTTCCGAACAACCTTTTGCTTCAAAAAGGAATTTCTATAATCCCTGCCAAATACGAAGAAAGAGAATTTTTTGATTAA